The Amaranthus tricolor chloroplast, complete genome genome has a window encoding:
- the ndhC gene encoding NADH-plastoquinone oxidoreductase subunit 3, with protein MFLLYEYDIFWAFLIISSVIPILAFLVSGILAPNSKGPEKLSTYESGIEPMGDAWLQFRIRYYMFALVFVVFDVETVFLYPWAMSFDILGVSVFIEALIFVLILIVGLVYAWRKGALEWS; from the coding sequence ATGTTTCTACTTTATGAATATGATATTTTTTGGGCATTTTTAATAATATCAAGTGTTATTCCTATTTTAGCATTTCTAGTTTCCGGAATTTTAGCTCCGAATAGCAAAGGACCCGAGAAACTTTCGACTTATGAATCAGGTATAGAACCTATGGGGGATGCTTGGTTACAATTTCGAATCCGTTATTATATGTTTGCGCTAGTTTTTGTTGTTTTTGATGTTGAAACCGTTTTTCTTTATCCATGGGCAATGAGTTTTGATATATTGGGTGTATCCGTATTTATAGAAGCTTTAATTTTCGTGCTTATCCTAATTGTTGGTTTAGTTTATGCATGGCGAAAGGGAGCATTGGAATGGTCTTAA
- the accD gene encoding acetyl-CoA carboxylase beta subunit, protein MDSLGPIENTSRKEDPSLNDTEKSIHSWRNGDNSSYSSNIDNFFRVRDIPNFISDDTFLLIDSRGDSYSIYFDIENQIFEIDNDHSFLSELQSSFSKYWTSSYLNSKSKSDDTYNDRSGYYTKDSWNNHINNCIDSYLHSQISIGSSILSGSDNSSDSYILNYIFNESGNRSENFSKRTSTNDSNLPRIESSNNLDVTQKYKHLWVQCENCYALNYKKLLKSKMGICEQCGYHLKINSSDRIELLIDPGTWNPMDEDMVSMDPIEFHSEEEAYKDRIDSYQTKTGLTEAVQTGIGQINGISIAIGVMDFEFMGGSMGSVVGEKITRLIEYAANKTLPLIIVCASGGARMQEGSLSLMQMAKISSVLYDYQSNKKLFYVSILTSPTTGGVTASFGMLGDIIIAEPNAYIAFAGKRVIEQTLNKTVPEGSQAAEFLFHKGLFDPIVPRNLLKGVLSELFQLHAFFPLNQNKVAD, encoded by the coding sequence ATGGACAGTCTTGGTCCTATTGAAAATACCAGTAGAAAGGAAGATCCGAGTCTAAATGATACAGAAAAAAGCATTCATAGTTGGAGAAATGGTGACAATTCTAGTTACAGCAGTAATATTGATAATTTCTTTCGTGTCAGGGACATTCCGAATTTCATCTCTGATGATACTTTTTTACTTATAGATAGTAGGGGGGACAGTTATTCCATATATTTTGATATTGAAAATCAAATTTTTGAGATTGATAACGATCATTCTTTTCTGAGTGAACTACAAAGTTCTTTTTCGAAGTATTGGACTTCAAGTTATCTGAACTCGAAATCTAAGAGTGACGATACTTATAACGATCGTTCCGGATATTATACTAAAGATAGTTGGAATAATCACATTAATAATTGCATTGACAGTTATCTTCATTCTCAAATCAGTATTGGGAGTTCCATCCTAAGTGGTAGTGACAATTCCAGTGACAGTTACATTTTGAATTACATTTTTAATGAAAGTGGAAATAGGAGTGAAAATTTCAGTAAAAGAACGAGCACAAATGATAGTAATTTACCTAGAATAGAAAGTTCTAATAATCTTGATGTAACTCAAAAATATAAACATTTGTGGGTTCAATGTGAAAATTGTTATGCATTAAATTATAAGAAATTGCTTAAGTCAAAAATGGGTATTTGTGAACAATGTGGATATCATTTGAAAATTAATAGTTCAGATAGAATCGAACTTCTGATTGATCCGGGTACTTGGAATCCTATGGATGAAGATATGGTCTCTATGGATCCTATTGAATTTCATTCAGAGGAGGAAGCTTATAAAGATCGTATTGATTCTTATCAAACAAAGACAGGTTTAACTGAAGCTGTTCAAACAGGTATAGGTCAAATAAATGGTATTTCTATAGCAATTGGGGTTATGGATTTTGAGTTTATGGGAGGTAGTATGGGATCTGTAGTAGGGGAAAAAATCACCCGATTGATTGAATATGCTGCCAATAAAACCCTACCCCTTATTATAGTATGTGCTTCCGGGGGGGCACGCATGCAAGAAGGAAGCTTGAGCTTAATGCAAATGGCGAAAATATCGTCTGTTTTATATGATTATCAATCAAATAAAAAGTTATTCTATGTGTCAATCCTTACATCGCCTACTACTGGTGGGGTGACAGCCAGTTTTGGCATGTTGGGGGATATTATTATTGCCGAACCTAATGCCTACATTGCATTTGCGGGTAAAAGAGTAATTGAACAAACATTGAATAAGACAGTACCTGAAGGTTCACAAGCAGCCGAATTTTTATTCCATAAAGGTTTATTTGATCCAATCGTACCACGTAATCTTTTAAAAGGCGTTCTAAGTGAGTTATTTCAACTGCATGCTTTTTTTCCTTTGAATCAAAATAAAGTCGCGGATTAA
- the rbcL gene encoding ribulose-1,5-bisphosphate carboxylase/oxygenase large subunit, which produces MSPQTETKASVGFKAGVKDYRLTYYTPEYETLDTDILAAFRVTPQPGVPPEEAGAAVAAESSTGTWTSVWTDGLTSLDRYKGRCYNIEPVAGEENQYICYVAYPLDLFEEGSVTNMFTSIVGNVFGFKALRALRLEDLRIPVAYVKTFQGPPHGIQVERDKLNKYGRPLLGCTIKPKLGLSAKNYGRACYECLRGGLDFTKDDENVNSQPFMRWRDRFLFCAEAIYKSQAETGEIKGHYLNATAGTCEEMIKRAVFARELGVPIVMHDYLTGGFTANTSLSQYCRDNGLLLHIHRAMHAVIDRQKNHGMHFRVLAKALRLSGGDHIHSGTVVGKLEGERDITLGFVDLLRDDYTEKDRSRGIFFTQSWVSTPGVLPVASGGIHVWHMPALTEIFGDDSVLQFGGGTLGHPWGNAPGAVANRVALEACVQARNEGRDLAREGNTIIREAAKWSPELAAACEVWKEIKFEFPAMDTI; this is translated from the coding sequence ATGTCACCACAAACAGAGACTAAAGCAAGTGTTGGATTTAAAGCTGGTGTTAAAGATTACCGATTGACTTATTATACTCCTGAGTATGAAACCCTAGATACTGATATCTTGGCAGCATTCCGAGTAACTCCTCAACCTGGAGTTCCACCTGAAGAAGCGGGGGCTGCAGTAGCTGCCGAATCTTCTACTGGTACATGGACAAGTGTATGGACCGACGGACTTACCAGTCTTGATCGTTACAAAGGACGATGCTACAACATCGAGCCCGTTGCTGGAGAAGAAAATCAATATATTTGTTATGTAGCGTATCCTTTAGACCTTTTTGAAGAAGGTTCTGTTACTAACATGTTTACTTCCATTGTGGGTAACGTATTTGGGTTCAAAGCTTTGCGTGCTCTACGTTTGGAAGATTTGCGAATCCCTGTTGCTTATGTCAAAACTTTCCAAGGCCCGCCTCACGGTATCCAGGTTGAAAGAGATAAATTGAACAAGTATGGTCGTCCCCTATTGGGATGCACTATTAAACCCAAATTGGGGTTATCCGCTAAAAACTATGGTCGAGCATGTTATGAATGTCTTCGTGGTGGACTTGATTTTACCAAAGATGATGAAAACGTGAATTCCCAGCCGTTCATGCGTTGGAGAGACCGTTTCCTATTTTGTGCCGAAGCTATTTATAAATCACAAGCCGAAACAGGTGAAATCAAAGGGCATTATTTGAATGCTACCGCAGGTACTTGCGAAGAAATGATAAAAAGAGCTGTATTTGCTAGAGAGTTGGGAGTTCCAATCGTAATGCATGACTACTTAACAGGTGGATTCACTGCAAATACTAGCTTGTCTCAGTATTGCCGAGACAATGGTCTACTTCTTCACATCCACCGTGCAATGCACGCAGTTATTGATAGACAGAAGAATCATGGTATGCACTTCCGTGTACTAGCTAAAGCGTTACGTCTGTCTGGTGGAGACCATATTCATTCTGGTACCGTAGTAGGTAAGCTTGAAGGGGAAAGAGATATTACTTTAGGCTTTGTTGATTTACTACGTGATGATTATACTGAAAAAGACAGAAGTCGCGGTATCTTTTTCACTCAATCTTGGGTTTCCACACCTGGTGTTCTTCCTGTTGCTTCAGGAGGTATTCACGTTTGGCATATGCCTGCTCTAACCGAAATCTTCGGGGATGATTCTGTACTACAGTTTGGTGGAGGAACTTTAGGACACCCTTGGGGGAATGCACCGGGTGCTGTAGCGAATCGAGTAGCTCTAGAAGCATGTGTACAAGCTCGTAATGAGGGACGTGACCTTGCTCGCGAGGGTAATACAATTATTCGTGAAGCTGCTAAATGGAGTCCTGAACTAGCTGCTGCTTGTGAAGTATGGAAGGAAATCAAATTTGAATTCCCGGCAATGGATACAATTTAG
- the ndhJ gene encoding NADH-plastoquinone oxidoreductase subunit J, with translation MQGRLSAWLVKHGLVHRSLGFDYQGIETLQIKPEDWHSIAVILYVYGYNYLRSQCAYDVAPGGLLASVYHLTRIEYGVDQPEEVCIKVFASRRNPRIPSVFWVWKSADFQERESYDMLGISYDNHPRLKRILMPESWIGWPLRKDYIVPNFYEIQDAY, from the coding sequence ATGCAGGGTCGTTTGTCTGCTTGGCTAGTCAAACACGGGCTAGTTCATAGATCTTTGGGCTTCGATTACCAAGGAATAGAGACTTTACAAATAAAGCCCGAAGATTGGCATTCCATTGCTGTTATTTTATATGTATATGGTTACAATTATTTACGTTCTCAATGTGCTTATGATGTAGCACCAGGCGGGCTGTTAGCTAGTGTGTATCATCTTACGAGAATAGAATACGGTGTGGATCAACCAGAAGAAGTATGCATAAAAGTATTTGCTTCAAGGAGGAATCCTAGAATTCCGTCCGTTTTCTGGGTTTGGAAAAGCGCGGATTTTCAAGAACGGGAATCTTATGATATGTTGGGAATCTCCTATGATAATCATCCACGCTTGAAACGTATTTTAATGCCTGAAAGTTGGATAGGATGGCCCCTACGTAAGGATTATATTGTCCCCAATTTTTATGAAATACAAGATGCTTATTGA
- the ndhK gene encoding NADH-plastoquinone oxidoreductase subunit K, whose product MVLIPEYSDNKKKKEKKNKIETVMNSIEFPLLDRIAQNSVISTTSNDLSNWSRLSSLWPLLYGTSCCFIEFASLIGSRFDFDRYGLVPRSSPRQADLILTAGTVTMKMAPSLVRLYEQMPEPKYVIAMGACTITGGMFSTDSYSTVRGVDKLIPVDVYLPGCPPKPEAVIDAITKLRKKISREIYEDRIKSQQKNRCFTINHKFRVERSIHTGNYDQELLYKYKIRSTSEIPHETFFKYKSSSSSHELVN is encoded by the coding sequence ATGGTCTTAATCCCCGAATATTCCGACAATAAAAAAAAAAAAGAAAAAAAAAATAAGATTGAAACAGTTATGAATTCCATTGAGTTTCCACTACTTGATCGAATAGCCCAAAATTCAGTTATTTCAACTACATCAAATGATCTTTCAAATTGGTCAAGGCTCTCGAGTTTATGGCCGCTTCTCTACGGTACCAGTTGTTGCTTCATTGAATTTGCTTCATTAATAGGCTCGCGATTCGACTTTGATCGTTATGGACTGGTACCCAGATCGAGCCCTAGACAAGCGGATCTAATTTTAACAGCAGGTACCGTAACAATGAAAATGGCACCTTCTTTAGTGAGATTATATGAGCAAATGCCTGAACCAAAATATGTTATTGCTATGGGAGCATGTACAATTACAGGAGGGATGTTCAGTACCGATTCTTATAGTACTGTTCGAGGGGTCGATAAACTAATTCCTGTGGATGTCTATTTGCCGGGCTGCCCCCCTAAACCAGAAGCAGTTATAGATGCTATAACAAAACTTCGTAAAAAAATATCTCGGGAAATCTATGAAGATAGAATTAAGTCTCAACAGAAGAATCGATGTTTTACTATCAATCACAAGTTTCGTGTTGAGCGTAGCATTCATACCGGAAATTATGATCAAGAATTGCTTTATAAATATAAAATTCGATCTACTTCCGAGATTCCTCATGAAACATTTTTCAAGTACAAAAGCTCATCATCTTCCCATGAATTAGTGAATTAA
- the psaI gene encoding photosystem I subunit VIII: MNFPSIFVPLVGLVFPAIAMASLFIYVQKNKIV, translated from the coding sequence ATGAACTTTCCCTCTATTTTTGTGCCTTTAGTAGGCCTAGTATTTCCGGCAATTGCAATGGCGTCTTTATTTATTTATGTTCAAAAAAATAAGATTGTTTAG
- the atpB gene encoding ATP synthase CF1 beta subunit, producing the protein MTINPTTSGSGVSTLEKKNLGRIAQIIGPVLDVAFPPGKMPNIYNALVVKGRDTSGQPINVTCEVQQLLGNNRVRAVAMSATDGLTRGMEVIDTGAPLSVPVGGTTLGRIFNVLGEPVDNLGPVDTSTTSPIHRSAPAFTQLDTKLSIFETGIKVVDLLAPYRRGGKIGLFGGAGVGKTVLIMELINNIAKAHGGVSVFGGVGERTREGNDLYMEMKESGVINEQNIAESKVALVYGQMNEPPGARMRVGLTALTMAEYFRDVNEQDVLLFIDNIFRFVQAGSEVSALLGRMPSAVGYQPTLSTEMGSLQERITSTKEGSITSIQAVYVPADDLTDPAPATTFAHLDATTVLSRGLAAKGIYPAVDPLDSTSTMLQPRIVGEEHYETAQRVKQTLQRYKELQDIIAILGLDELSEEDRLTVARARKIERFLSQPFFVAEVFTGSPGKYVGLAETIRGFQLILSGELDGLPEQAFYLVGNIDEATTKAINLEMESKLKK; encoded by the coding sequence ATGACAATCAATCCTACTACTTCTGGTTCTGGGGTTTCCACGCTTGAAAAAAAAAACCTGGGGCGTATCGCTCAAATTATTGGTCCGGTCCTGGACGTAGCTTTTCCTCCAGGCAAGATGCCCAATATTTACAATGCTCTAGTAGTTAAGGGTCGAGATACTAGTGGTCAACCAATTAATGTGACTTGTGAGGTACAACAGTTATTAGGAAATAATCGAGTTAGGGCTGTAGCTATGAGTGCTACAGATGGTCTAACACGAGGAATGGAAGTTATTGACACAGGAGCTCCTTTAAGCGTTCCAGTCGGCGGCACGACTCTCGGACGAATTTTTAACGTGCTTGGGGAACCTGTTGATAATTTAGGTCCCGTAGACACCAGCACAACATCTCCTATTCATAGATCTGCGCCCGCCTTTACACAGTTAGATACAAAATTGTCTATTTTTGAAACCGGAATTAAAGTGGTAGATCTTTTAGCTCCTTATCGCCGTGGAGGAAAAATAGGACTGTTTGGGGGAGCAGGAGTGGGTAAAACAGTACTCATTATGGAATTGATCAACAACATTGCAAAAGCTCATGGGGGCGTATCCGTATTTGGCGGAGTAGGTGAACGTACTCGTGAAGGAAATGATCTTTACATGGAAATGAAAGAATCCGGAGTTATCAATGAACAAAATATTGCAGAGTCAAAAGTGGCTTTAGTCTATGGTCAAATGAATGAACCGCCGGGGGCACGTATGAGAGTTGGGTTAACTGCCCTAACTATGGCGGAATATTTCCGAGATGTTAATGAGCAAGACGTACTTTTATTTATCGACAATATCTTCCGTTTCGTCCAAGCAGGATCTGAAGTATCTGCCTTATTGGGTAGAATGCCTTCCGCTGTGGGCTATCAACCTACTCTTAGTACCGAAATGGGCTCGTTACAGGAAAGAATTACTTCTACAAAAGAAGGGTCCATAACTTCGATTCAAGCAGTTTATGTACCTGCAGACGATTTGACCGACCCCGCTCCTGCCACGACATTTGCACATTTAGATGCTACTACCGTACTATCAAGAGGATTGGCGGCCAAAGGGATCTATCCAGCGGTGGATCCGTTAGATTCAACGTCAACTATGCTCCAACCTAGGATCGTTGGCGAGGAACATTATGAAACTGCGCAAAGAGTTAAGCAAACCTTACAACGTTACAAAGAACTTCAAGATATTATCGCTATCCTTGGATTGGACGAATTATCTGAAGAAGATCGTTTAACTGTAGCAAGAGCACGAAAAATTGAGCGTTTCTTATCACAACCCTTTTTCGTAGCAGAAGTATTTACAGGCTCTCCAGGAAAATATGTTGGCCTAGCAGAAACAATTAGAGGATTTCAATTAATTCTTTCCGGAGAATTAGATGGTCTTCCCGAACAAGCCTTTTATTTGGTAGGTAACATCGATGAAGCTACCACGAAAGCTATAAACTTAGAAATGGAGAGCAAATTAAAGAAATGA
- the atpE gene encoding ATP synthase CF1 epsilon subunit: MTLNLCVLTPNRSVWNSQVKAIILSTNSGQIGVLKDHAATATAVDIGVLRMLGLDDQWSTMALMGGFARISNNQITILVNDAEKGSDIDPQEAQETLEIAEANLKKAEGKRQLIEANLALRRARTRVEARNTIS; encoded by the coding sequence ATGACCTTAAATCTTTGTGTACTGACTCCTAATCGAAGTGTTTGGAATTCACAAGTAAAAGCAATCATTTTATCTACTAATAGTGGCCAAATCGGCGTATTAAAAGACCATGCCGCTACTGCGACAGCCGTAGATATAGGTGTTTTAAGAATGTTAGGCCTTGACGACCAATGGTCAACAATGGCTCTGATGGGCGGTTTTGCTAGAATAAGCAATAATCAGATTACTATTTTAGTAAATGATGCTGAGAAGGGTAGTGACATTGATCCACAAGAAGCTCAGGAAACTCTTGAAATAGCAGAAGCTAACTTGAAGAAGGCGGAAGGAAAGAGACAATTAATTGAAGCAAATCTAGCTCTCAGACGAGCTAGGACACGAGTAGAGGCTCGCAATACAATTTCGTAA
- the ycf4 gene encoding photosystem I assembly protein Ycf4, with product MNWRSERIWIELITGSRKISNFSWAFILFLGSLGFVLVGISSYLGRNLLSLFPTQQILFFPQGIVMSFYGIAGLFISSYLWCTISWNVGSGYDLFDKKEGIVCIFRWGFPGKNRRILFRYLIKDIQSIRIELKEGISTRRVLYLEIRGQGAIPLTRTDENMTPREIEQKAAELASFLRVPIEVF from the coding sequence ATGAATTGGCGCTCAGAACGTATATGGATAGAACTTATAACGGGATCTCGAAAAATAAGTAATTTCTCTTGGGCCTTTATCCTTTTTTTAGGTTCATTAGGATTCGTATTGGTTGGAATTTCCAGCTATCTTGGTAGGAATTTGCTATCTTTATTTCCCACCCAGCAAATTCTTTTTTTTCCACAAGGAATTGTGATGTCTTTCTATGGGATCGCGGGCCTCTTTATTAGCTCTTATTTGTGGTGTACAATTTCGTGGAATGTAGGTAGTGGTTATGATCTTTTCGATAAAAAAGAAGGAATAGTATGTATTTTTCGTTGGGGATTCCCTGGAAAAAATCGTCGCATCCTTTTCCGATATCTTATAAAGGATATCCAATCTATTAGAATAGAACTTAAAGAGGGTATTTCTACTCGTCGTGTTCTTTATCTGGAAATTAGAGGCCAGGGAGCCATTCCTTTGACGCGTACTGATGAAAATATGACTCCACGAGAAATTGAACAAAAAGCTGCTGAATTGGCCTCTTTTTTGCGTGTACCAATTGAAGTATTTTGA